In Topomyia yanbarensis strain Yona2022 chromosome 2, ASM3024719v1, whole genome shotgun sequence, one DNA window encodes the following:
- the LOC131682718 gene encoding ubiquitin-conjugating enzyme E2 E1 yields the protein MSTSAGSSSTVGAAGGGAGSGGGGGSAGSGGGRRNGNGHGSGSTTPEAPSVPKPETKETKSNPKISKALGTSAKRIQKELAEITLDPPPNCSAGPKGDNLYEWVSTILGPPGSVYEGGVFFLDIHFSPEYPFKPPKVTFRTRIYHCNINSQGVICLDILKDNWSPALTISKVLLSICSLLTDCNPADPLVGSIATQYLQNREEHDRIARLWTKRYAT from the exons ATGTCAACCAGTGCCGGTTCGAGTAGCACTGTCGGCGCTGCGGGTGGTGGTGCCGGTAGCGGAGGCGGTGGTGGAAGTGCTGGCTCGGGTGGCGGACGCCGCAACGGTAATGGACACGGTAGTGGTAGCACCACCCCGGAAGCTCCGTCGGTGCCTAAGCCAGAGACTAAAGAAACAAAGTCGAATCCGAAGATCTCCAAGGCACTGGGAACATCGGCCAAACGTATCCAGAAGGAATTGGCCGAAATCACACTCGATCCACCGCCAAATTGCAGTGCTGGTCCGAAAGGGGACAATCTGTACGAGTGGGTTTCAACCATTCTAGGTCCCCCGGGGTCGGTATACGAAGGCGGAGTGTTCTTCCTTGATATCCATTTCTCGCCGGAATATCCGTTCAAACCCCCGAAG GTCACCTTTAGAACGAGGATATATCACTGCAACATCAACAGCCAGGGCGTGATTTGTTTGGATATCCTCAAGGACAACTGGTCGCCTGCGCTGACAATTTCTAAAGTGCTGCTTTCCATTTGTTCGCTTCTAACAGACTGTAATCCAG CCGATCCATTGGTTGGGAGTATTGCCACACAATATCTGCAAAATCGGGAAGAGCATGATCGGATTGCTCGCCTGTGGACAAAGCG ATATGCTACGTGA
- the LOC131679423 gene encoding uncharacterized protein K02A2.6-like, whose protein sequence is MEYVSTTKFGNADVLSRLINHHVKPDEDFIVACTTLEEDLRSVAVSIVKHLPLSFSMIKDATKSDSILRKVYRFIHDGWPGSKLDAHDWELRRFYDRQEGLSIVHGCIMFGARIVIPELYRKRCLIQLHKGHPGVQRMKAVARSYVYWPGLDETIVSFVRACRHCASAARSPPKATPESWPSTTGPSKWPEILATWRITTVATINLFRSVFANKGMPELLVTDNGTQFKSTEFSQFCNENGIQHLTTALFHPQSNGQAERYVDTFKRAVKKIKEGENTINQETLDIFLITYRATPNPNVPDGKTPAEAMYNRSLRTSLDLLRAPCSPVSTASQTNTSQPRSF, encoded by the exons ATGGAATACGTCTCGACAACCAAGTTCGGGAATGCCGATGTACTTTCCCGACTCATCAACCACCATGTCAAGCCAGACGAAGACTTCATCGTAGCCTGTACCACCCTGGAAGAAGACTTGAGGTCAGTAGCGGTCAGTATCGTCAAACATTTACCTCTTAGTTTCAGCATGATCAAGGATGCTACCAAGTCCGATTCAATTCTTCGGAAGGTGTACCGTTTCATCCATGACGGCTGGCCAGGTTCCAAGCTAGATGCGCACGATTGGGAGCTGCGACGATTTTACGATCGTCAAGAAGGGTTGTCGATCGTCCATGGCTGCATTATGTTCGGGGCCAGGATCGTGATCCCCGAGCTCTATCGGAAGAGGTGCTTGATTCAACTCCACAAGGGCCATCCGGGAGTGCAACGAATGAAAGCAGTCGCACGCAGCTATGTGTACTGGCCAGGATTGGATGAGACGATAGTCAGTTTCGTTAGGGCATGTCGTCACTGTGCGTCCGCTGCACGGTCCCCGCCTAAAGCAACACCAGAATCTTGGCCGTCAACTACTGGTCCAAG CAAATGGCCGGAAATCTTGGCAACTTGGCGAATCACGACGGTAGCAACCATCAACCTATTTCGTTCGGTCTTCGCCAACAAGGGAATGCCTGAGCTCCTCGTCACAGACAACGGAACACAGTTCAAAAGTACAGAGTTCAGCCAGTTTTGTAACGAGAACGGCATTCAGCATCTTACTACGGCCCTTTTTCATCCGCAGTCAAACGGCCAGGCCGAAAGGTATGTTGATACATTCAAACGAGCGGTCAAAAAGATTAAAGAGGGAGAGAACACAATCAACCAAGAAACGTTGGACATATTTCTAATCACCTATCGAGCTACGCCCAACCCAAATGTACCAGACGGGAAAACACCGGCCGAAGCGATGTACAATCGGTCATTACGTACTTCCCTAGACCTACTTCGAGCGCCTTGCAGTCCTGTATCAACAGCTAGTCAAACCAACACTAGTCAACCGAGGTCATTCTAA